In Solanum stenotomum isolate F172 chromosome 6, ASM1918654v1, whole genome shotgun sequence, one DNA window encodes the following:
- the LOC125869234 gene encoding protein PLASTID MOVEMENT IMPAIRED 1-RELATED 1-like — translation MLSRMDSRKKIGEKPGNGKLLNDIETISKALYLDKTQPRLLMSTASSRSKSVGRARLPEPKSKNKDSARDLLEKDSNKKSTWSWKSLKSLTHVKTQRFNCCFSLQVHCIEGIPAFFNDLSLVVHWRRRDGELMTCPVLVCEGVAEFEEELSYTCSIYGSRNGPHHSAKYEAKHCLLYASVYATPELDLGKHRVDLTRLLPLTLEELEDERSSGKWTTSFKLSGKAKGASMNVSFGYHIVGNGNTSGTLPSNRDVLEGRNLRQNSGAAKLLAQSEESDELSIIRRSGSLPAWSSYSQQSAEDVKDLHEILPVPNSDFYKSVEVLYQKFEEEKLEASFEFKPEIDVFSNTVDNLKPELALLSDPVKGNVENECEIGDFSVIEQGIEHPLKELEGKEEDSVKSVDDAVTERLVPDSTLKMAIEEEAQPVLLAKGLDSENEDFAVSANNFETDESAKELIMRELESALNSFSDLENEGLYSQEHENEVINNDGYLDAKENYKELRKGKSLSVDYITESVASDFLDMLGIEHSPFGPSSESEPDSPRERLLRQFEKDTLAGGCSLFNLDKDIEEFSSDAPSVSQWRSISENFGYSSSAQSYEEIPKIAIEETSNKTRAYMLEDLETEALMREWGLNEKSFECSPPKSSCGFGSPIDMPPEDPYQLPPLGEGLGNLLQTKNGGFLRSMNPAIFNDAKSGGSLIMQVSSPLVVPAEMGSGIMDILQHLASIGIEKLSMQASKLMPLEDITGKTVEQIAWENAPSLGPERQDLFQHEFAFGQNMESIQSKKAKSHGPMSSKLETSSTTHMDAEYVSLEDLAPLAMDKIEALSIEGLRIQTGMSDEDAPSNISAQSIGKFSAFEGQKVNLGGAVGLEGAGGLKLLDIRDNGDDVDGLMGLSLTLDEWMRLDSGEIDDEDEISERTSKLLAAHHAISTDLFQGRSKGEKRRGKSRKCGLLGNNFTVALMVQLRDPLRNYEPVGTPMLALVQVERVFVPPKPKIYSTVSEVRNNNEDDDDESAPPKNDSNVDIKEEKIPEVEPIAQYKITEVHVAGLKSEQGKKKLWGSTTQEQSGSRWLVANGMGKKNKHPFMKSKAANKSSKEAASSATTTVQPGDTLWSISSRVHGTGTKWKDIAALNPHIRNPNVILPNETIRLR, via the exons ATGTTATCAAGAATGGATTCTAGGAAAAAAATTGGTGAGAAGCCTGGAAATGGGAAGTTGTTGAATGATATTGAAACTATAAGTAAAGCCCTATATTTGGATAAAACCCAACCTCGGCTTTTGATGTCTACGGCCAGTAGTCGTTCTAAGTCTGTTGGGAGAGCACGTTTACCGGAGCCCAAGTCAAAGAATAAAGACAGTGCTAGAGATTTATTAGAGAAGGATAGTAATAAGAAGTCCACATGGAGTTGGAAGAGCTTAAAGTCATTAACTCATGTTAAAACCCAAAGGTTCAATTGCTGTTTTTCGCTTCAAGTCCATTGCATTGAAGGGATACCAGCATTTTTTAATGACCTTAGTCTTGTCGTGCATTGGAGGAGGCGAGATGGTGAGTTGATGACATGTCCTGTGTTGGTTTGTGAAGGTGTAGCtgagtttgaggaagagttGAGTTATACATGTTCTATATATGGCAGTAGGAATGGTCCTCATCATTCAGCAAAGTATGAGGCAAAACATTGCTTGTTGTATGCTTCAGTTTACGCTACTCCTGAACTTGACTTGGGGAAGCATCGGGTTGACCTTACCAGGTTGCTTCCTCTTACACTGGAAGAATTGGAGGATGAGAGAAGCTCAGGTAAGTGGACAACTAGTTTCAAATTGTCAGGTAAGGCTAAAGGGGCAAGTATGAATGTTAGTTTTGGGTATCATATAGTGGGAAATGGGAACACATCTGGCACGCTTCCTAGCAATAGGGATGTTCTTGAGGGGCGGAACTTGAGGCAGAACAGTGGTGCTGCAAAGCTTCTTGCACAATCTGAGGAAAGTGATGAGCTGAGCATAATAAGGCGATCTGGAAGCCTTCCTGCTTGGTCTTCTTATTCACAGCAGTCTGCAGAAGATGTAAAAGATCTTCATGAGATTTTACCGGTGCCGAATTCTGACTTCTACAAATCTGTAGAAGTGCTGTATCAGAAGtttgaggaagagaagttagAAGCTTCATTTGAGTTCAAACCAGAGATTGATGTGTTCTCTAATACTGTTGATAACCTCAAACCAGAATTGGCCTTGTTATCAGATCCTGTGAAGGGAAATGTTGAAAACGAGTGTGAAATTGGTGATTTTTCTGTTATAGAGCAAGGCATAGAACATCCTTTGAAGGAACTGGAGGGAAAAGAAGAGGATTCTGTGAAATCTGTTGATGATGCTGTGACAGAGAGACTTGTACCTGATAGTACCTTGAAGATGGCCATTGAAGAGGAGGCCCAGCCTGTACTATTGGCCAAGGGTCTTGACAGTGAGAATGAAGACTTTGCAGTGAGTGCCAACAATTTTGAGACAGATGAGTCAGCAAAAGAATTAATTATGAGAGAATTGGAATCTGCATTAAACAGTTTCTCTGACTTGGAAAACGAGGGATTATACTCTCAGGAACATGAGAATGAAGTTATAAATAATGATGGTTACTTGGACGCTAAAGAGAACTATAAAGAGCTTAGGAAAGGAAAATCCCTCAGCGTGGATTACATTACTGAATCCGTGGCTAGTGATTTCCTGGATATGCTAGGGATTGAGCATAGTCCATTTGGCCCAAGTTCTGAGAGCGAGCCTGATTCCCCACGAGAACGATTATTGAGGCAATTTGAGAAGGACACTCTGGCTGGTGGGTGTTCTTTGTTTAACCTTGATAAGGACATTGAAGAATTTTCTTCTGATGCTCCAAGTGTATCTCAGTGGAGGAGCATCTCTGAGAATTTCGGTTACTCATCTTCTGCACAATCTTATGAGGAGATACCCAAGATAGCAATTGAGGAAACAAGTAACAAAACAAGAGCTTACATGTTGGAGGACTTGGAGACCGAGGCTTTGATGCGTGAATGGGGCTTGAATGAGAAGTCATTTGAATGTTCTCCACCAAAAAGCTCTTGTGGTTTTGGCAGCCCAATCGATATGCCTCCTGAAGACCCTTACCAATTGCCTCCTCTTGGAGAAGGCCTAGGAAACTTGCTACAAACTAAAAATGGAGGATTCTTAAGGTCAATGAATCCTGCAATTTTCAATGATGCTAAGAGTGGAGGGAGTTTAATAATGCAGGTATCCAGTCCGTTGGTGGTGCCTGCAGAAATGGGGTCTGGTATAATGGACATACTGCAGCACTTGGCCTCCATTGGAATAGAAAAGCTCTCGATGCAGGCAAGTAAATTGATGCCTTTGGAAGATATAACTGGGAAGACAGTGGAACAAATTGCCTGGGAAAATGCACCGAGCTTAGGACCTGAAAG ACAAGATTTATTCCAACATGAGTTTGCATTTGGGCAAAATATGGAAAGCATTCAAAGTAAAAAGGCAAAATCGCATGGACCAATGTCTAGTAAGTTGGAAACAAGTTCTACCACTCACATGGACGCCGAATATGTATCCTTGGAAGATCTTGCTCCTTTGGCAATGGATAAAATTGAAGCCCTTTCAATTGAGGGTTTGAGAATACAGACAGGCATGTCAGATGAGGATGCGCCTTCAAACATCAGCGCTCAATCTATTGGCAAGTTTTCAGCCTTTGAGGGACAGAAGGTCAATTTGGGTGGAGCAGTAGGTCTGGAAGGGGCAGGTGGATTGAAGCTTCTGGACATTAGAGACAATGGTGATGACGTTGATGGGCTTATGGGCTTATCTCTGACACTTGATGAATGGATGAGGTTGGACTCGGGAGAGATTGACGATGAAGATGAGATTAGCGAGCGAACCTCCAAACTGCTGGCAGCTCATCATGCTATCAGCACAGACTTGTTTCAGGGCAGGTCAAAGGGAGAGAAGAGACGCGGAAAGAGTAGGAAATGTGGTTTGCTGGGAAACAACTTTACAGTGGCACTAATGGTGCAGCTCCGTGATCCCTTGCGGAATTATGAGCCAGTTGGTACACCTATGCTTGCTCTTGTCCAGGTAGAGAGAGTGTTTGTACCACCTAAACCTAAGATATACAGCACAGTTTCTGAGGTTAGAAACAACAATGAAGATGATGACGATGAATCTGCACCTCCGAAAAATGACTCAAATGTGGACatcaaagaagagaaaatcCCCGAGGTTGAGCCAATCGCACAGTACAAAATAACTGAAGTGCATGTTGCAGGTCTGAAGAGTGAGCAAGGTAAAAAGAAATTATGGGGTTCCACAACTCAAGAACAGTCTGGCTCTCGTTGGTTGGTTGCTAATGGAAtgggaaagaaaaataaacatcCATTTATGAAGTCAAAGGCTGCTAACAAATCTTCAAAGGAAGCTGCTTCATCAGCAACAACCACTGTGCAGCCTGGTGATACACTATGGAGCATATCTTCTAGGGTTCATGGTACAGGCACTAAATGGAAGGATATAGCAGCACTAAATCCACATATCCGGAATCCAAATGTGATACTACCTAATGAAACAATCAGACTGAGGTAG